The sequence below is a genomic window from Bactrocera neohumeralis isolate Rockhampton chromosome 4, APGP_CSIRO_Bneo_wtdbg2-racon-allhic-juicebox.fasta_v2, whole genome shotgun sequence.
atatattatgagtacatacatatgtaaatggtaTATAACGTGCACATACAAGTTAACATGCCTTAAAATGTTATATTGCAATGCATAGTCCCTGAGGATCATAGTTCTCAACTTCAACCGCTTTTAGGAAACCTAcggaagaaaacaaaaataaacttcGACCagtttgagaaaaatattattattattgtacaaCAAGTCAATTGAGAAATCCCCGGCCTACtttagtaaaacacattttttttggcaaaatacgtttttttattcaacatagatCCCCTCAAGTGTAATTCGCTGATCCTAGCGAACctccaaattttttatatcatttttgtagtacgacgTGTGCTTTGCTTCAAATCGGCGTTCACCTCTTCATTCAACgaaaattttatgtcaatgagcatgcttttgagatctgagaacagaaagTAGTCGCTGGGGGACGATCTGTTGAATACTTTGAACGCGAAAGCGATTCAAAACCCAATTCAAGACCTTTTTGTCAGCGTTTTCATTGAATTGCAACACTGTGCAttgttttgttgaaataccACTTTCTCTTTCTGCGGCCGGTTTTCGGCGATTTGGTGCTTCAAACTAGAGCTGGAATAAATGTTCATTCATGATTCAAACCTAGTACGAATACCTCCAAAAGCCTCATCCCAAGTCTTTTACTTattggccaaaaaaaaaaaataataataataataatgccacTGAGTTCCTTAAGATTTTATGGAATATGACGACGGATAGCattagtatattatatacatatttttttttgcgggtgaggggatggaaaatgccttccgcgtCATCAGTgctgtgccacttgcaggtaaTTAGTTACCCCCTCTAAAGAACCACATTTACATTACCTCAgtgtggcgttccatttttctcattaaGAGATTTACAATTGCGCACCCACGTCCAATTCCCGATTTGCAGGCTCTTCGACTTTTTCCATCCTATGGAGGTACTTTCTTAAGTATCCGTGACCGGATAACAActgggttgtgtaaaaatcgATCTCCAAAATTACGGCTTGCCCATAAGTTTTGATCCTTTATAATCTTGCGTTCATATGCCGCGACTTTCATTCTCCCACCTTCGTTGCcatgtttttattgtatttttctttatttgtttaattacgCTCTTCTTATTTTCGGATGgtttctttagctcccacacCTTTTTACTTTCGGATGCCAGAAGTTCAATTGGGGCACTGCCGCTcataactaatattgcatcgcCTGACACTATTCGGTAGACCGGTGCAACTATGGAGGGCTTTTTAAGCACATCTGCCCAGATTTAAGCTAATGGGACGCTAATTGTCGTCGACATAAGGAACTTCCTCTTTTCTTCGCTGGAGCTTCttatgttggccattagtctgCTGAGTTGGGAGGTGattttcgctgcctttcctgcggcgtgctggatttgtacccatAAGGTTAGTCCTGGGTttagtcttacgcctaggtaggtccagtcttacgcccaGATAGATAGCATTAGTATAGAATGTAATTGAATTACTGATACTGTTTCGACTTTCTGTTGAACTGTAGCAGTTAGTACTCACAacaatcaaatttatttcttaagagGGTCGTTCCTTGTATGAGCTGGatagtaaaatatatgaaaaatttgaagGGACTCCGGGTTATATAACACCCCTTAACCAAGTTGTTCCGGTTTATTGTTGTATAATAGCATATTACAAAGACTTTCTTTAGATTCGACTTAGGTTAGGTGCCACAATCTCGACTAAACTGTTGGcagaatatacttgtatgtgtttCCAGGATGTCTATAAGtgtattcaagaaaaaaaatattttatcagcaAATACAGTGCCTGGTTTCCCACTTTGCATAAAGACCTCGATGAGTTAGCATACACAGTTGCCTAACCTAGTCTATACGAGACGATCGAAAGCTAAATTTTCAAACACAATTCGGTTCTGTGCGCATGCTAAACTTCCCTACTATTAAAGGCAGAACTTGATACCACTATTATTTCACTCAGAAAAGTTGTGACTTAGCAAAGTAAACTTAAGCGAAACTATTGAACTTTATCACTTAGCAAAGTAAACTTATGTAGTTTCACTATTTGATGTGTAAATAATTAAGTAGTAATGAgataatatattatacttgCAGGGTATAAAATGAATTGCAACAACGCCACAAGCCACGCAGTAATGTCGGAAAAGTAGCGAACGACTCGCGTGTCaggaaaatcaaataaattctaACGAAGATTATATAACCTCAACTTCTACTGTAACTGCTATCTTACAACTTTTTGTTACTTCGAAACCAGCATGGCCTACTGGGCGATAGCCACACGCAAAGGTCAATCGCCGCCGATGAAGATCACACCCGTGCTGAATCCCAACCAACGTGAATTCCTCGAGGACGAGCTGCTCTATCGCGAAAAGCTGGAAATACTTGCCGAAAACAATACGATCAGCACCGATCTATTTGTGCGTAAGTTCGAGGATATCGACGACCCCGTATTGCTGGACAAACACGATTCCTTTTATCACACCACCAAAAGTCTGCTGGTGCTGTTCCAGATAATGGGCGTTATGCCAATACATCGCAATCCACAAAAGCCGGGTATGCCACGCACCGGCTATTCATGGACATCGAAGCAGGTCTTCTgggctgtgtgtgtgttctcGATGCAAACCACGATTgtggtgatggtgttgcgtGAGCGCGTCAATACGTTCCTGAACGATTCTGATCGGCGCTTCGATGAGGCGATCTACAATGTGATTTTCATAAGTTTGTTATTCACGAATTTCCTCTTGCCGATAGCGAGTTGGCGACATGGTCCGCAGGTGGCGATCTTCAAGAATATGTGGACGAATTATCAATTGAAGTTCTTGAAAGTGACCGGTTCGCCCATTGTCTTTCCCAATCTGTATCCGCTTACGTGGAGTTTGTGTTTCTTCTCCTGGGGTGTGAGTATTGCAATCAATTTGTCACAATACTATCTGCAGCCGGATTTCAAATTGTGGTACACATTCGCCTATTATCCGATTATAGCGATGTTGAACGGTTTCTGCAGCTTGTGGTGAGTTCTGCAGTCCATTagtgaaacatttttgaaaatttcgcttGCATTCTTATCTTATAGGTACATCAACTGTACAGCCTTTGGCACTGCTAGTCGCGCTCTTTCCGCCTCACTGGAACTAACGCTGATGAGTGATAAACCTGCGAAGAAGCTCACCGAATATCGACATCTTTGGGTGGACTTGAGTCACATGATGCAGCAACTAGGTAGGTTAGACGAAATTATGTGGATTTGTTTGAGTTCTCTGAGCTAGGATTCAGGAAATCGAGATTTGCTCTGAAAACCAGCCAATATTTCgggatttcataaattttccagCTGGCGGCGTACAATCGGATGCGTGCTCGATATGGAGAAACATCAGCCAGTAGTATCTACAAAACAAGAGCGGACCGTTACCCAACTATGTTTCTAGTATATGGAGCAAGGTCCGATTTTTATCACACCAAAAACTTTCACCACAGCAATGCTTCAACTTTATGCATTACTGAAGTAAAGAACGGATCTAGTGAAATGCTATCCAAACCTTAGTTCAATTCAAGCCAGTAGTGCTAGATATGATTAGTTTTAGATTGTCTACTCCATTTTCCTCTAGGATTTttcatactatataatatacaaagcTTGTTTTGTTGAATACAATTCACACATAATAACATAGATTCGGCGCTATTGCTGGACTAAAGCCATTCATTTTAAAGGCCTCACCCTCTATAATATTCTTTACTCTCTCATAATCTATCCCTCCATATTCTTTTCCAGGTCGCGCCTACTCCAATATGTACGGCATGTATTGTCTGGTAGTTTTCTTCACAACCATCATCGCCACTTACGGTTCACTGAGTGAGATTATGGATCATGGCGCCACTTATAAAGAGGTGGGTCTCTTCGTTATCGTTTTCTATTGCATGAGCCTGCTCTATATCATCTGTAATGAGGCGCATTATGCCACACAAAGTGTCGGTTTGGACTTTCAAACAAAACTCTTGAATGTCGATCTCACGGCGGTGGATAGCGCTACGCAAAAAGAGGTGGAAATGTTTCTCATGGCCATAACGAAGAATCCGCCGATTATGAATTTAGACGGTTATGCTAATATTAACAGAGAGTTAATCACTTCAGTAAGTGGAATGCGTATTTTTTTGAGGCAAAActtaattttagaatatttttatttttttcagaatatttctTTCATGGCTACGTACTTGGTTGTGTTGTTGCAATTCAAGATTACCGAACAGCGGAATTACTCGTTGAAGCAGAGCAGAGCAGAGCTGTTAGCATAGACATTAATGACTTatgttatttcttgtttttgatggtggaaaaatataaaattttatgcttGGCATAGACCGAGATCTAAATTAGGATATGTCAGAACTATGAGCTTCATGACATTCggatatttgcatatttcttaTCAGTTTTCTATCGGAGATTTTTGGAAGTCCGAAGTTTTTACTTCTTGTAACTTCTAATCCATTCATTCCTTAGTAacttctatatatatacattattttttaaatttttccgatTATCTGGAACGAAGTGTACTTTTAACTAGCCTTAGTAGGACccgttttttttcaaatagagcCCAGGTCTTACAAAGGTTTTCAGTACAATTCTGCATATTTTCGTTTTCACGTTTGGACGACTTTGAAAGGTCGATAGCTTCACTTTCTGCACCTTATAGTTCCATTATTTTTCCATGTTCCCACAATGCGAATAGATGAGCACTTTGAACCAGTCTTAGCCGGTCTGAATTGTTTCAAACAGAGCACAGGTCTTGGAAGGTTTCAGTCCAACTAACTTATTGctcttttctataatttttatatatttaaactgtACTTTTACACCGACTTACCTTCAACCCGCAGAGTGATATTGCGTCTAGTCATTTTCTATACAGTCATAGTATATTTCCCTATTTGTTGACGGCTTCGGTTCGTAGTATCGAGGAATTGAGAACTTGATCAACGGGTTTGGCTCGGAAATTGTTGATTCTGACATGCAATATGAGAGATAGCATGACCCACTCAAGTCAAACACTGTTTATGTTAGAAGGAATTACATCTCCAGTTCCCGTCAACAGAAAAGTAATTAGCGGTAGTCTCGAAAACCGAATTCTGTGGATGTCACGGAATTCATTCCTTTAGTTTATTGTAAAAGCAAATCaaccttatttattttgaagtCCGATAACTCATATAGCTTGCTTTAActatatttgaaattgtttaaaaaaaagttaatcaaTTCTGGAATGAAAACTAATGCCTTTCCCGTTATTTGTAACTTCATGaactttttgccaaaaaaatcaaagagcCACTGATTTTCCAAGCCGAAATTCGAATGAAAATTTATCTGTTCCCTAACACATCATTTGCAAATTATCATTTTCCCCCAGGATTCACAGAAACAGTTTGTGAACAAAGCGCTCACTACAAATAATACGGCAAGCAGCCAATTACTACAATGAAATTTGCCTCAAATTCCTCGAATGCCTaatcaattaaaaactcatCAATTAATGTTGTTCGGAGAAAGGCAAATACCTCATCTAATCGACATACTTGTACAAGCGTAAGGGTTCATGCCCATCGACAGTCACATGTGTAAGTGAATACCTCAGCATAAAGAGATAAGCGAATTAATATCCTGTAGGGCATTTGTAATGGCTTTCGGAGCAATAAAATGTGAATTGGAACGATAAAGGAGTAAGAAGGATAAGTTGCAGACTAAGCATGCTCCTCTAGTTTCGGGCAGAACAGTTGCCATTTGATGGCTTATGAAGTACGTactacttgtatacatatatacaagtataaggatatataccataaatatttgttttatgccggaaaaaaatttcaacttcatAAATTATTGatgaattttgttcattttcatGCTACTACTCGAGGGAGAATATGcaaataattgtatatacacatactgaGTTGTGCTAAAACTGATTATTAGTAATACCAGCTCTCTTCAGTATAAGAGTTGAAATGATTATTACCTATTTTGGGGGGTGTGAGATGTGGTTGAGGTTTTCGGCATAGGAACTGAGTTCATACGAGTATAACATATCGttgttagtaaaaaataataatatacatatgtatgtatatgtgatacTGATAGAAAAGTTTTCTTGGTTTAACTAGCACTTCAGATACAATGGCATACCAGAGGCTTAAGAAAACACAGAAATTGAACTTTCTGCTTGAAAGTGGCCAAAACGAAGCAAGGTACTTCTGCTTACTAATACAGTTAGAATGCTTTCTATGAAATTTCCcatgaaaaaacatttattaaatagtTAAAGAGCATGTCAGATCATTTGTTCtcagaaaaataatatatactttcTATTGTTTCCAGATTCTAAGTGCTCTGACAACTTTGATAGAATTAGAGTTCCTTGTAGATCCCGTATTTAAAAAGGTCCGCCATTGTTTTCACAGATAATTGCGAATTCTAAATATCGAATGACTCAGTTTAAGATCCTCGATATTAGTCAAAGCCAACCGAATAACAGCCTAGCTCCGGTTGGCCAGCTCACTTCCTTCGTGCATTTTACaatgtgcgttccaaagtaaagaggactttttgaatctaacgTCATCTATGTGTCGAGTAATGCGTTAGAATCTACTCTCTTTATcgatttgttctgtttttttttgagtcctgtttattttggaacgcaccttgtattattGCATAGCTTTGCTTCGCGGACCATCGGTTTTTGTTTTGCCGTAAGATCTTTTTGGTCCAGGTGCAATCGCAAGAGAACCAGGGTGGGGGTTCTAACAGGTCATTGCCCTAGCGACGTCTATGTTTTAAGGTTGAGAAATTTACCGCATGTCATCTCTAAAAGCtgtatgaaagaaaattatgaGGAAATATCTCAACCCTTCTCTCTAGCATGTACCTCCTTTGCAGGGCTAGTCCCACCTTAAGTGGAGGTTCTAACAGGGCATGGCCCTATTGGCATTACTTGAGAATTCTACCGGATGCCGTCTATAAAGGCTGTTGAGGAAATATCTCAATACTCCCCTCTTAATTTCTCCGCTTTTGCAAAGAAAAGACttaaatatttggaagcttCAATTATCGTACTGATCTGTTGGCCTCTAGGCGCTTTGTCAAGATGTTCTATCTATGGCTTTACAAAGGGATCTTGATCTTGAGGATCAGCCGTAGAACTTAACCTAACCAGTTTAGTATagaccaaaaaaatataaatttagtcTCGACGTCTCGTCGAAATACTGTACAAAAGCACTCTGCGACGTTAGATATATCTGAATCATTACCAGATAAGcaaatagatatacatatatacttacaaatatacatatatgctatatgtGCTAATTCTAGAGTTCACCGTTATTCGTGTACAATTGCTCCTTTGCACTCGTATTTGCCATTGACAAATGACGTACCACATCCTCGTGTCATTGCTCTTTGTTTGATTTCCTTCAATAGCTTGCGGCATCGTGTTGCAATGTATACacgtttacatatgtatgtactcttcTCTTTACATTTAAATTGTTGCTGTAGTTCAATGACGTTTAATCGTTTGAAAATTGATTTGAAATCCTTTGCAAAGTGGTCGTTAGCATTTCAAAGGAGCTTTTGCTTATGCAAGTCTGCTCATTTTTCAAGCTCGTAAAATCAAAAGCTGCTAAATTTGTTGCCCGGCTGTACATACTTGAAGACGGCAAACGGCTTAAgcgtatatgtatgttcttaatacatttttattatacgtagtaaaaataatttgggGAGGTTTGAGGCCTTCAaaaggatgttctttggctacccaaaagatacttggtctaagaccggacgTCGTGATCTGCTTGAGCcacatgtaaaagaatcgtgAATCCACAtgtctacacatgactccattcatGCAGCCTCCAattccaacgcaaaataactcttgccaacaggtgctacttcggattcaTTTTGAATGCATCAACCTCCttttcaggtgtcgaaaaacgttgacctcttagtttatttttttcgttatgAAAGCAAGTCAATCGATGCAAAGCCAAAACTTTACGGTGAATTACTAATAAAATCGATGTTTTTAgtactcaaaaatgcagttattGCAATTGCAGTATTGTCGTGGTGAAAAGTTATCCGAAGGACACTGACAAAAAATTATTGGCTACCTCTAGGAATTTGCTACTCTGCGTTGTTCTTGTGGTCTGATTGCGACATGTCccctttttgcaaaataacaggCAATCATTTGCATGGAAGcgcttcattttattttattttattttattttatttcatttcacttcatttcatttcattttattttattttattttattttattttattttattttattttattttattttattttattttattttattttattttattttattttatttcattttattttattttatttcattttatttcattttattttattttattttattttattttattttattttattttattttattttattttattttattttattttattttattttattttattttattttattttatttttttttattttatttcattttattttattttattttattttattttattttattttattttattttattttattttattttattttattttattttattttattttattttattttattttattttattttattttattttattttattttattttattttattttattttattttattttattttattttattttattttattttattttttttattttattttttttattttattttattttattttattttattttattttattttattttattttattttattttattttatttttttattttattttattttattttattttattttattttactttattctattttaatttatttcattatacataaatattattcataCATGTTGCTCTAACCTTCGCTTGTCGAACCAGTCCTGTAATCGGATAACAGTCTGAACCATAGTCGGaaaattcaaaatgtaaattaaCAGCACTGCAAACGTCAACGGTGCTGTTCACTGTACTTTTCACTTCGCGTCATCGTCTACTGCAATTCAACGAGAGCCAAAATTAGACGAAAAGCCAGAGTGCTGCGCAGCTGAGAGTTGAGTTTGTTTGGTGGTggaaaagccaaaaatgcagcCGGTGAATAAAGTGTGGCCAAAACTGGTCGGAAAGCTGTCAGTGCAGTTGGTGCCGTTATCTAGAAAATAAGCAATGAAATTGTTACTACCAAAGAGAGATAGAGCGCATGGAAGTATGGAAGCACAGAAGCCGGCAGTAAACAAGTGCAATGAGCGTTTGTTATTAGAGATTGAGGGAGATGTTAGGAAGGGAAGGAAATTGCAGGTGAAAATCAAGGCTAAAAGCAAATCAGTGAaaatagaaacttcaaattgttTTGATTTAGTTGACAGTAGTTTGTTTGTTTCGCTTGTTTACTGACACATTTGATGAATTATTTAGCGCGTGGAGGTTTTATTTACTCTAGCGTAGTACATAACCTAACATTTTTTGAAGTATTGTTGAATCAAACATTGATATAATAGAGAGTGAAAAATGAGTTTTTCGCGGTTTTTGaactatgaaaaattaaaagtattggTGAAATCAGATTTTCTGCCTCAGACCGTACCAGACTTTGtgtttaaaaatcaatattgagGCCTTACGCTTTTCCGATATAATCGGATAtgggtacatatatatatgaaatatatggaATAACATTCCCTCAGGATCCATTATTCAAAGaaaatctataatatttttacgGGATTTTAAGATGTCTACCCGTCTGCACTTTCAGGTattaacatactatatatatcgaGGAAGATAACCGCACTATcttcccatgaagtaatacttagtccagtggtcccgtgggagagacatgaaATGGGAGtgggttaggtttagcggattaaaggcctgcacttcggctttcgatgcttcctcctactataaaaaagtaatatattcAAAGCTTTCCAAAATTACTGAAGAAATTTTAGTGAGGTTTAACTGACAGGAATTATTGCAACGAAGTGTGGAACTGAGTTTCAAGCTGAATCAGTAGATAGTCTGTGTATTCTGTCCGAGTTTTGGGAGCACCAGAGATTGATAAAAGGTATGCTATAAAAGGTAGAAAGGGAAGCTACTAGGGAGCAGGAAACAGCAATGATATAACTGGAATGAGTAGAGAGGAACAAAGTTTGAAGATTAAAAGTGGAAACAATGCTCTTGATTATAATAAAA
It includes:
- the LOC126756151 gene encoding gustatory and odorant receptor 21a-like, with the protein product MAYWAIATRKGQSPPMKITPVLNPNQREFLEDELLYREKLEILAENNTISTDLFVRKFEDIDDPVLLDKHDSFYHTTKSLLVLFQIMGVMPIHRNPQKPGMPRTGYSWTSKQVFWAVCVFSMQTTIVVMVLRERVNTFLNDSDRRFDEAIYNVIFISLLFTNFLLPIASWRHGPQVAIFKNMWTNYQLKFLKVTGSPIVFPNLYPLTWSLCFFSWGVSIAINLSQYYLQPDFKLWYTFAYYPIIAMLNGFCSLWYINCTAFGTASRALSASLELTLMSDKPAKKLTEYRHLWVDLSHMMQQLGRAYSNMYGMYCLVVFFTTIIATYGSLSEIMDHGATYKEVGLFVIVFYCMSLLYIICNEAHYATQSVGLDFQTKLLNVDLTAVDSATQKEVEMFLMAITKNPPIMNLDGYANINRELITSNISFMATYLVVLLQFKITEQRNYSLKQSRAELLA